The following are encoded in a window of Polycladomyces subterraneus genomic DNA:
- a CDS encoding M1 family metallopeptidase, translated as MKRRFFFWFSCLAVISLIVTGWSPRPMNVSRTAPSAEKKERPHYRITAHYHDESVQVTGHVTVTLPAKQVSGLREVYFHLYPNAFAHWKWGAHTKPKQPGYLHVSHVKVDGNSVAHQVKETVMKVPLPKQVGTRKTMRIDMDYRLQLPKGGTRLNTFKRTAFLAQWYPMLAVKDQDGWHTEPYTTIGDPFYTRMSDFEITFHVPSGYRLITSARDPEDPVEGVVTLRRDNVRDFAAVITKDYEEVQGKAGSVRVRLWYLPGMEDVAQELHDAAVSGMKFFSKRFGAYPYDEVDVVLGETGYGIAGMEYPGLVTSIPKIPTRQGERPAVNVVVHELAHQWWYGVVGNNQVKEPWLDEGLTTFSEFLYMHDQMGEDERDLLVRAAEHCNRINRKTGVTSVESLYRYSDLVYGLMVYTRPAAMMWELADEIGKDKVLRILQTYYQRYQYQIATTKDFIQVANEVAGKDLTPFFDKWLYFKTR; from the coding sequence ATGAAACGCCGTTTTTTCTTTTGGTTCAGTTGTTTGGCAGTGATCAGTCTGATTGTGACCGGTTGGTCGCCCCGTCCGATGAATGTGTCGCGGACGGCTCCATCTGCGGAAAAAAAGGAGCGTCCGCATTACCGGATCACAGCCCACTATCATGACGAATCGGTACAGGTTACCGGTCATGTCACGGTGACATTACCCGCCAAACAAGTAAGCGGTTTGCGGGAAGTCTATTTTCATTTGTATCCGAACGCTTTCGCCCATTGGAAATGGGGAGCTCATACCAAACCAAAGCAACCGGGGTACCTCCATGTCTCCCATGTGAAAGTGGACGGTAATTCTGTTGCCCACCAAGTGAAGGAGACGGTAATGAAGGTACCGTTGCCCAAACAAGTGGGAACAAGGAAAACAATGCGGATCGATATGGATTACCGGTTGCAGTTGCCCAAGGGCGGCACCCGGTTAAACACTTTTAAACGAACCGCTTTCTTGGCACAATGGTATCCGATGCTGGCGGTGAAGGATCAAGACGGTTGGCATACTGAACCGTATACGACCATCGGTGATCCGTTTTACACCCGGATGTCCGATTTTGAGATCACGTTTCATGTGCCTTCGGGATATCGATTGATCACTTCGGCTCGTGACCCGGAAGATCCGGTGGAAGGGGTCGTCACCCTTCGCCGTGACAATGTGCGGGATTTTGCTGCTGTCATCACCAAAGATTACGAGGAGGTGCAGGGGAAGGCCGGTTCCGTACGCGTACGGCTTTGGTATTTGCCCGGTATGGAAGATGTGGCACAGGAGCTGCACGATGCCGCCGTATCCGGAATGAAGTTTTTCTCCAAACGTTTTGGCGCCTATCCGTATGACGAAGTGGATGTGGTGTTGGGAGAAACAGGCTATGGAATCGCGGGGATGGAATATCCCGGACTGGTTACATCGATCCCCAAGATACCCACACGACAAGGGGAACGGCCCGCCGTCAATGTGGTCGTTCACGAGCTGGCCCATCAGTGGTGGTATGGAGTGGTGGGCAACAATCAAGTAAAGGAACCGTGGTTGGACGAAGGCTTGACCACATTTTCTGAGTTTCTCTACATGCATGACCAAATGGGAGAAGATGAGCGAGATCTCCTTGTTCGTGCCGCGGAGCACTGCAACCGGATCAACCGGAAAACCGGCGTCACCTCGGTTGAATCTCTGTACCGCTATTCGGATCTCGTTTACGGATTGATGGTGTATACCCGCCCGGCGGCCATGATGTGGGAACTGGCGGACGAAATCGGCAAGGACAAGGTGTTGCGGATTCTGCAAACGTATTATCAACGGTATCAGTATCAAATCGCTACCACTAAGGATTTTATCCAGGTTGCCAATGAAGTGGCTGGCAAAGACCTGACCCCGTTTTTCGACAAGTGGCTGTACTTTAAAACACGATAA
- the hppD gene encoding 4-hydroxyphenylpyruvate dioxygenase has translation MVQQLQAASTDRDFFAIRDVDYLEIYTGNAKQEMHYFCRAFGFRLVAYSGLETGNRDQVSYVLEQGKIRLVVSGAYGPDHPIAEFVKQHGDGVKDIALLVDDVESAYLEAVSRGGIPIKEPHELRDEHGVIKKAVIGTYGDTVHTLIERHQYNGLFAPGFASPECGIPHHDAGLVAIDHVVGNVERMEEWVAYYENVMGFKQMIHFDDKDISTEYSALMSKVMHNGGRIKFPINEPAEGKRKSQIQEYLEFYRGAGVQHVALLTNDIVKTVETLRHNGVAFLSTPDSYYDALTERVGSIDESIADLRRLNILVDRDDEGYLLQIFTQPIVDRPTLFIEIIQRKGARGFGEGNFKALFEAIEREQARRGNL, from the coding sequence ATGGTGCAGCAATTACAAGCTGCTTCGACGGATCGGGATTTCTTTGCGATCCGTGATGTGGATTATTTGGAAATCTATACGGGCAACGCAAAACAAGAGATGCATTACTTTTGCCGGGCATTTGGGTTCCGTCTTGTGGCTTATAGCGGGTTGGAGACGGGAAATCGGGATCAAGTTTCCTATGTACTGGAGCAAGGGAAGATCCGCCTGGTTGTCAGCGGTGCGTATGGTCCGGATCATCCGATTGCCGAATTCGTGAAACAACACGGTGACGGGGTCAAGGATATCGCGCTGTTGGTGGATGATGTTGAAAGCGCTTATTTGGAAGCGGTTTCAAGAGGTGGCATTCCGATAAAAGAACCTCATGAATTGCGGGATGAACACGGTGTGATCAAAAAAGCGGTCATCGGCACATACGGGGACACCGTTCATACCCTGATCGAACGGCATCAATATAACGGTTTGTTCGCCCCTGGATTTGCTTCACCTGAATGCGGCATCCCCCATCATGACGCCGGATTGGTGGCCATTGACCATGTGGTGGGCAATGTGGAACGAATGGAGGAGTGGGTTGCCTATTATGAAAACGTAATGGGTTTCAAGCAAATGATCCATTTTGACGACAAAGACATCAGTACCGAGTACTCGGCACTCATGTCCAAGGTGATGCACAACGGCGGACGAATCAAGTTCCCGATCAACGAACCGGCCGAAGGCAAACGGAAATCGCAGATTCAGGAGTACTTGGAGTTTTATCGCGGTGCAGGGGTGCAGCATGTGGCCTTGCTGACCAACGACATCGTCAAAACCGTGGAAACCCTGCGACATAACGGGGTGGCGTTCTTGTCTACTCCCGATTCGTATTATGACGCCCTGACCGAACGTGTGGGAAGCATCGACGAATCGATCGCGGATTTGCGTCGACTCAACATTCTGGTAGACCGGGATGACGAGGGTTATCTCCTGCAGATTTTTACACAACCGATTGTTGACCGGCCCACCCTTTTCATTGAGATCATTCAGCGCAAGGGAGCACGCGGATTCGGCGAAGGAAACTTCAAAGCGCTGTTTGAAGCGATCGAACGTGAACAAGCACGGCGTGGCAACCTGTAG
- a CDS encoding spore germination protein produces MPTANQIFHAKIGQVDSTATINLGDTMNVGSSSNDKDIGGSFPIGDFSLNITGSPNQAIDPDIIDQAGEVRI; encoded by the coding sequence TTGCCCACCGCCAATCAGATTTTCCATGCCAAGATCGGCCAGGTTGACTCGACTGCCACCATCAATTTGGGTGACACCATGAATGTCGGCTCGTCGTCCAACGACAAGGATATCGGCGGCTCATTTCCCATCGGAGATTTTTCTCTCAATATCACTGGAAGCCCCAACCAGGCGATTGACCCGGATATTATCGATCAAGCCGGGGAGGTACGTATTTAA